From a region of the Thermosipho melanesiensis BI429 genome:
- a CDS encoding radical SAM/SPASM domain-containing protein translates to MRKPKIVEFELTTACNYSCKHCYCNAGKKSKIELTLEQVKHVLDELRNGEVELVDLVGGEPLLRQDIFDIIKYGVHVGLGVMLNTNASLASKDVVNKLKGIYPELKVGISFDGSFPEIHEFVRGKGTFEKTYNGFLNFLEAGFEVTILHVINKKNYLYFEDMIKFAKKHNVSLYVDRFVPVGRGKLYKDILIPTKKEVEYVRSLIDKYKDTVNFYVEENIFSGMCTAGRTHASVLVDGTVVPCGHFRYDKEYYMGNLNEKSFKEIWESFNPDVLLNSCKNCEFFENCFGGCRAFAKKLNLKHDPIFCRVMDNDKKG, encoded by the coding sequence ATGAGAAAACCTAAGATAGTTGAATTTGAATTAACTACGGCGTGTAATTACTCTTGTAAGCATTGTTATTGTAATGCAGGTAAGAAATCGAAAATAGAACTTACCCTAGAGCAAGTAAAGCATGTGCTTGATGAGCTAAGAAATGGAGAAGTAGAATTGGTAGATCTGGTTGGCGGAGAACCTTTATTGAGACAAGATATTTTTGATATTATTAAGTATGGAGTGCATGTAGGGTTAGGAGTTATGTTGAATACCAACGCATCACTTGCAAGTAAGGATGTGGTAAATAAGTTAAAAGGGATCTATCCGGAACTGAAGGTTGGAATTTCATTTGATGGAAGTTTTCCAGAGATACACGAATTTGTACGTGGTAAAGGAACATTTGAGAAAACGTACAATGGTTTTTTAAATTTTTTAGAAGCAGGTTTTGAGGTAACTATTTTACATGTTATTAACAAAAAAAATTACCTTTACTTTGAAGACATGATAAAGTTTGCCAAAAAACATAACGTTTCTTTATATGTAGATAGGTTTGTACCCGTAGGAAGAGGAAAATTATACAAGGATATATTAATTCCTACAAAAAAGGAAGTAGAATATGTAAGAAGTTTGATAGATAAGTACAAAGATACTGTAAATTTTTATGTTGAAGAGAATATTTTTAGTGGTATGTGTACAGCGGGTAGGACTCATGCATCGGTTTTGGTAGATGGAACAGTAGTTCCTTGTGGGCATTTTAGATATGATAAAGAATATTACATGGGAAACTTAAATGAAAAATCATTTAAAGAGATATGGGAAAGTTTCAACCCAGATGTTTTATTGAATAGTTGTAAAAATTGTGAATTTTTTGAGAATTGTTTTGGTGGATGTAGAGCATTTGCAAAGAAATTAAATTTGAAACACGATCCAATATTTTGTAGGGTGATGGATAATGATAAAAAAGGATAA